The Pseudomonas sp. R4-35-07 genome contains a region encoding:
- a CDS encoding IS110 family transposase: MTRKNQKRFEVIHPDCAAVDVGGSEHLAAVDPTKCDDPVKRFSTFTDDLHAMADWFESMGVKVVAMEATGVYWIPLFEILDRRGFEVYLVNSRATRQITGRKSDVLDCQWILQLMTHGLLRGAFRPSDDVCSLRSLVRQRGNKVRDQAKALNRMQKALVQMNIQLAQVISNIAGVTGMSILRAIVDGERDPEVLAMLRDKRVKADQATVARSLRGNWRAEHLHALSQELAAYDFLEKQIGECDQAIAFALERLPVLQDEVVLPAKTLRNPHRSTEQQLTLHRALNKVMGVDLTAIPTIGIDTALVLASELGSDLSRFPTSQHFCSWLGLAPPTRISGGKPLPGKSLKVINRAAQALKQAASIARNDKSFIGASHRARLTRMDTCCAIKATAHQLARLIYAMLTKGQPYVEKGIEEFEEKSRDRQMRALERKARKLGMQLVKAA, encoded by the coding sequence ATGACGCGCAAGAACCAAAAGCGTTTTGAGGTTATCCATCCGGACTGCGCTGCGGTTGATGTGGGCGGCAGTGAGCATTTAGCCGCTGTTGATCCGACCAAATGCGATGATCCGGTTAAGCGGTTTTCAACCTTCACCGATGATTTGCATGCCATGGCCGATTGGTTTGAATCCATGGGCGTCAAGGTGGTGGCGATGGAGGCGACCGGAGTTTATTGGATCCCGCTCTTTGAAATACTCGATAGACGGGGGTTTGAAGTCTATCTCGTGAATTCCCGTGCGACTCGGCAAATAACCGGCCGCAAGTCCGACGTACTGGATTGTCAGTGGATCCTTCAGCTCATGACGCACGGTCTGCTGCGAGGCGCTTTTCGGCCCTCGGACGATGTGTGTTCACTGCGCTCACTGGTCCGTCAGCGTGGCAATAAGGTCCGCGACCAAGCCAAGGCCCTCAACCGGATGCAAAAGGCTTTGGTCCAGATGAACATCCAACTGGCTCAAGTCATCAGCAACATTGCCGGGGTGACAGGCATGAGTATTTTGCGGGCAATCGTTGATGGAGAACGTGACCCCGAAGTACTTGCCATGCTCAGAGACAAGCGCGTCAAAGCCGACCAGGCCACTGTCGCCCGAAGTTTGCGGGGTAACTGGCGAGCTGAGCATTTGCATGCACTGAGTCAGGAACTGGCGGCTTACGACTTCCTTGAAAAACAGATTGGTGAATGCGACCAAGCCATCGCCTTTGCACTTGAACGGTTGCCTGTTCTTCAAGACGAGGTCGTGCTCCCAGCTAAAACGCTGCGCAACCCACACCGCTCCACTGAGCAGCAATTGACCCTGCATCGAGCGCTGAATAAGGTGATGGGGGTAGATTTAACCGCAATTCCTACTATCGGCATCGATACGGCGTTGGTTTTGGCTAGCGAATTGGGATCGGACTTGTCACGGTTTCCGACCTCACAGCACTTCTGTTCCTGGCTGGGCCTCGCGCCGCCAACGCGAATTTCGGGAGGAAAACCCTTGCCCGGGAAATCTCTAAAAGTGATTAACCGAGCTGCACAGGCTTTAAAGCAAGCCGCTTCTATCGCACGCAATGATAAAAGCTTTATCGGAGCAAGCCATCGGGCGCGCCTAACCCGAATGGATACTTGCTGCGCAATCAAGGCGACAGCGCATCAACTGGCCCGGCTGATTTACGCGATGCTGACTAAAGGTCAACCGTACGTTGAAAAAGGAATCGAGGAGTTTGAAGAAAAAAGCCGCGACCGGCAGATGCGCGCCTTGGAGCGCAAGGCGCGTAAGTTAGGAATGCAGCTGGTTAAAGCGGCTTGA
- a CDS encoding methyl-accepting chemotaxis protein, translated as MNSLRNMSISRRLWLILVVAVLMLLTLGALMLKQIHDDLYQAKRQQTQHVVQTASGVLGYYQNLEKTGALTREAAQQQALSAVRGLRYDHDDYFWINDLTPVMIMHAANPKLDGQNLSAIRDPDGFAVFNEFVSLAKAKGAGIVNYRWPKPGADAPVQKTSYIQLFAPWGWIIGSGVYVDDVQAEFTVQVWKASAIGLGIALIMALLVLLIARSILQPLQAAVNAMGNIASGESDLTRSLDTHGRDEVTQLSQHFNTFTAKLRQVVGQLQVCANALGESSTELGHNASQAHDRSQQQSQQMELVATAINEVTYGVQDVAKNAEHAASEMRDAQAQAQQGQVNIDGSLQQIDQLSSTISQAVEVIRTLSSESTQIGGVLEVIRSIADQTNLLALNAAIEAARAGEQGRGFAVVADEVRLLAQRTQKSTAEIQAMIERLQGHSEAAVKVISDSHSASQLTIEQAGLAGASLSAIGQALHNLNGLNASIASATLQQAHVVEDINQNVTQAAGLSHSTALAAEQSSVASAQLRGLSEQLDGLLRQFKV; from the coding sequence ATGAACAGTTTGCGCAATATGTCGATCAGCCGACGTCTCTGGCTGATCCTGGTAGTCGCCGTGCTGATGCTGCTGACCTTGGGCGCGTTGATGCTCAAACAGATCCATGACGACCTCTACCAGGCCAAACGTCAACAGACCCAGCATGTGGTGCAAACCGCTAGCGGCGTGTTGGGCTACTACCAGAACCTGGAAAAAACCGGGGCACTCACCCGCGAAGCGGCGCAGCAGCAAGCCCTGAGCGCTGTGCGCGGCCTGCGTTACGACCACGACGATTACTTCTGGATCAACGACCTCACCCCCGTGATGATCATGCACGCGGCCAATCCCAAGCTGGACGGCCAGAACCTCTCGGCGATCCGCGATCCGGACGGGTTTGCGGTGTTCAACGAGTTCGTAAGCCTGGCCAAGGCCAAGGGCGCCGGCATTGTCAATTACCGCTGGCCGAAACCGGGGGCCGATGCGCCGGTGCAGAAAACCTCCTACATCCAGTTGTTCGCACCCTGGGGCTGGATTATCGGCTCGGGCGTCTACGTGGACGACGTGCAGGCCGAGTTCACCGTCCAGGTGTGGAAAGCCTCGGCCATCGGCCTGGGCATCGCGCTGATCATGGCCCTGCTGGTGCTGTTGATCGCGCGCAGCATCCTGCAACCGTTGCAGGCGGCGGTGAATGCCATGGGCAACATCGCCAGCGGTGAAAGCGACCTGACCCGCAGCCTCGATACCCACGGACGCGACGAGGTCACCCAACTGTCCCAGCACTTCAATACCTTCACCGCCAAATTGCGCCAGGTGGTCGGCCAATTGCAGGTGTGCGCCAACGCCCTGGGCGAGTCGTCCACCGAGTTGGGCCACAACGCCAGCCAGGCCCACGACCGCAGCCAGCAGCAGTCGCAACAGATGGAACTGGTGGCCACCGCGATAAATGAAGTCACCTACGGCGTGCAGGACGTGGCCAAGAACGCCGAGCACGCCGCCAGCGAAATGCGCGACGCCCAGGCCCAGGCGCAACAAGGCCAGGTCAACATCGACGGCAGTTTGCAGCAGATCGACCAGCTCTCCAGCACCATCAGCCAGGCCGTGGAGGTTATCCGCACCCTGTCCAGCGAGAGCACGCAGATCGGCGGCGTGCTGGAAGTGATTCGTTCAATTGCCGACCAAACCAATTTGCTCGCCCTCAATGCCGCCATCGAGGCCGCACGCGCCGGCGAGCAGGGTCGTGGGTTTGCCGTGGTGGCCGATGAGGTACGGTTGCTGGCCCAGCGCACGCAGAAATCCACGGCTGAGATCCAGGCGATGATCGAGCGGTTGCAGGGCCATTCGGAAGCGGCGGTCAAGGTCATCAGCGACAGCCACAGCGCCTCGCAACTGACCATCGAACAAGCCGGCCTGGCCGGTGCAAGCCTCAGTGCCATCGGCCAGGCGCTGCATAATCTCAACGGCCTGAACGCCTCGATTGCCAGTGCCACCCTGCAACAGGCCCATGTGGTGGAAGACATCAACCAGAACGTCACCCAGGCGGCCGGCTTATCCCACAGCACCGCGCTGGCGGCTGAACAGTCGAGCGTGGCGAGCGCGCAACTGCGCGGCTTGAGTGAGCAGCTTGACGGGCTCTTGCGCCAGTTCAAAGTCTGA
- a CDS encoding undecaprenyl-diphosphate phosphatase, with amino-acid sequence MDFWTAIQALILGVVEGLTEFLPISSTGHQIIVADLINFGGERFEAFNIIIQLGAILAVVWEFRRKILDVVIGLPTQRNAQRFTVNLIIAVLPAVVLGVIFADLIKHYLFNPITVATALVVGGVVMLWAERRQHAVHAETVGDITWKDALKVGVAQCLAMIPGTSRSGATIIGGLLFGLSRKTATEFSFFLAMPTMVGAALYSGYKYRDLFQPADLPVFAIGFVTSFIFAMIAVKGLLKFIANHSYAAFAWYRIAFGLVILATWQFGWIDWTAVKP; translated from the coding sequence ATGGATTTTTGGACTGCCATACAGGCATTGATTCTTGGCGTGGTCGAGGGGCTGACGGAGTTCCTGCCGATCTCCAGCACCGGCCACCAGATCATCGTCGCCGACCTGATCAACTTCGGCGGCGAGCGTTTCGAGGCATTCAATATCATTATCCAGCTGGGCGCGATCCTGGCCGTGGTCTGGGAATTTCGCCGCAAGATCCTCGACGTGGTCATCGGCTTGCCCACTCAGCGCAACGCCCAGCGCTTCACCGTGAACCTGATCATTGCCGTGTTGCCGGCGGTGGTGCTGGGGGTGATTTTCGCTGACCTGATCAAGCATTACCTGTTCAACCCGATCACTGTGGCCACGGCCCTGGTGGTGGGCGGCGTGGTCATGTTGTGGGCTGAACGTCGCCAACATGCCGTTCATGCCGAAACCGTGGGCGACATCACCTGGAAAGACGCGCTCAAGGTCGGCGTCGCCCAGTGCCTGGCGATGATTCCAGGCACTTCGCGCTCCGGTGCGACGATTATCGGCGGCCTGCTGTTCGGCCTGTCGCGCAAGACCGCCACCGAGTTTTCATTCTTCCTGGCCATGCCGACCATGGTCGGTGCAGCGCTGTACTCGGGCTACAAATACCGCGACCTGTTCCAGCCGGCGGACCTGCCGGTGTTCGCCATCGGCTTTGTCACCTCGTTCATCTTCGCGATGATCGCGGTCAAGGGCCTGCTCAAATTTATTGCCAACCACAGCTACGCGGCCTTTGCCTGGTACCGGATCGCGTTCGGCCTGGTGATCCTGGCGACCTGGCAATTCGGCTGGATCGACTGGACCGCCGTCAAGCCATGA
- a CDS encoding DUF1294 domain-containing protein, which translates to MSIQHPRLKALVLLVLCAAPLLGAALLWQRGETVMPLAAYGVVSVVAFFLYWSDKRKAQTEGRRIPENILHAVELAGGWPGALIAQQVFRHKTRKVSYQVLFWVIVLLHQVFWLDQLFLGGTLLSVL; encoded by the coding sequence ATGAGCATTCAGCATCCGCGCCTGAAGGCGTTGGTCCTGCTAGTGCTGTGCGCCGCTCCGTTGCTGGGTGCGGCGCTATTGTGGCAGCGCGGCGAAACGGTCATGCCGTTGGCCGCCTACGGGGTAGTCAGCGTGGTGGCGTTCTTTCTGTACTGGAGTGACAAGCGCAAGGCCCAGACCGAGGGCCGGCGCATCCCGGAAAACATCCTGCACGCCGTCGAGTTGGCGGGCGGTTGGCCGGGGGCGTTGATCGCCCAGCAGGTGTTCCGGCACAAGACGCGCAAGGTGTCTTACCAGGTGCTGTTCTGGGTGATCGTGCTGCTGCACCAGGTGTTCTGGCTGGACCAGCTGTTTCTCGGCGGCACGCTGCTGTCGGTTCTATAG
- a CDS encoding MmcQ/YjbR family DNA-binding protein, translated as MSMTEAQVAQFCMSLPGAREDYKWGGVRVFSIAGNKMFALQNLRGDSLAFKVDKELFLGHVDRPGIHPAPYLARAQWIIMNTPYPLAPEELRGLLQRSHQLVVSKLPKRTQVGLLL; from the coding sequence ATGAGCATGACCGAAGCGCAAGTCGCGCAATTCTGCATGAGCCTGCCGGGCGCACGCGAGGACTACAAATGGGGCGGCGTACGGGTATTCTCGATTGCCGGCAACAAGATGTTCGCGCTGCAGAACCTGCGCGGCGACTCGCTGGCGTTCAAGGTCGACAAGGAACTGTTCCTCGGCCACGTCGACCGCCCAGGCATCCACCCGGCGCCGTACCTGGCACGCGCGCAATGGATCATCATGAACACGCCCTACCCGCTGGCGCCCGAGGAACTGCGTGGCTTGTTGCAGCGCTCCCACCAATTGGTGGTGAGCAAGCTGCCCAAGCGCACGCAGGTGGGGTTGTTGCTATAG
- a CDS encoding LysR substrate-binding domain-containing protein, whose protein sequence is MQDLNDLYYFAKVVEAGGFAAAGRLLGIPKSRLSRRIAELEERLGARLLQRTTRQLTLTAVGERYLRHCQAMLLEAEMADEAVASMSTEPRGRLRVTCPVGLAQQILPELVAGFLAAHPLVQLDMTLVNRRVDLVGEGIDVALRVRELGDEDPLLVTKRLRQAQTVLVASPALLRDRQVDSLDDLRQLPIMGALEADRMVHQRIIDPQGNAHELVMEARLGIEDFIVRKTSALMGVGFTVLPMMYCEEELASGRLVQLLPQWSLPGGWLQAVYPHRRGVLPAIRAWIDYLEEGFKGCGDRLL, encoded by the coding sequence ATGCAAGACCTCAACGACCTCTACTATTTCGCCAAAGTCGTCGAAGCCGGCGGTTTCGCCGCCGCCGGCCGGCTGCTGGGGATTCCCAAATCGCGCCTGTCGCGGCGCATTGCCGAGCTGGAGGAACGCCTGGGCGCGCGCCTGCTGCAACGCACCACCCGGCAACTGACCCTGACCGCCGTCGGCGAGCGCTACCTGCGCCACTGCCAGGCGATGTTGCTGGAAGCAGAGATGGCCGATGAGGCCGTGGCCAGCATGTCCACCGAGCCCCGTGGGCGTCTGCGGGTCACTTGCCCGGTCGGCCTGGCCCAACAGATCCTGCCGGAACTGGTGGCCGGCTTTCTCGCCGCCCACCCCCTGGTGCAACTGGACATGACCCTGGTCAACCGCCGCGTCGACCTGGTGGGCGAAGGGATCGACGTAGCCTTGCGCGTGCGCGAACTGGGCGACGAAGACCCGTTGCTGGTCACCAAACGCCTGCGCCAGGCGCAGACCGTGCTGGTGGCCAGCCCGGCACTGCTGCGTGATCGACAGGTCGACAGCCTGGACGACCTCAGGCAATTACCGATAATGGGCGCACTCGAGGCGGACCGCATGGTGCACCAGCGCATCATCGACCCGCAGGGCAACGCTCACGAGCTGGTCATGGAGGCGCGCCTGGGCATCGAAGACTTTATCGTACGCAAGACCAGCGCGCTCATGGGCGTGGGCTTCACGGTGCTGCCGATGATGTATTGCGAAGAGGAACTGGCCAGCGGCCGACTGGTGCAGCTGCTGCCGCAATGGTCGTTGCCCGGCGGCTGGCTGCAGGCCGTGTATCCGCACCGGCGCGGCGTGCTGCCGGCCATTCGCGCCTGGATCGACTACCTGGAAGAAGGTTTCAAAGGCTGTGGAGATCGCCTGCTATGA
- a CDS encoding FMN-dependent NADH-azoreductase produces the protein MKLLHIDSSILGDNSASRQLSAGVVKAWQAAEPGVEVTYRDLASEGINHFSGATLGALGTAAELRDAAQKHEAELSASSLAEFLAADAVVVGAPMYNFTIPTQLKAWIDRIAVAGQTFRYTEAGPEGLCGNKKVIIVSTAGGLHAGQASGAAHEGYLTLLFGFLGITDIEIVRAEGLAYGDEVRSKALSDANVLISEHLFAAA, from the coding sequence ATGAAACTGTTGCATATCGATTCCAGCATCCTCGGCGACAACTCCGCTTCCCGTCAGCTCAGCGCCGGCGTGGTCAAGGCATGGCAGGCCGCCGAGCCGGGCGTGGAAGTGACTTACCGTGACCTCGCCAGTGAAGGCATCAACCACTTCTCCGGCGCCACCCTGGGGGCATTGGGCACCGCTGCCGAACTGCGCGATGCTGCGCAAAAGCATGAAGCCGAACTGAGCGCATCGTCGCTGGCTGAATTCCTCGCCGCCGATGCCGTGGTGGTGGGCGCACCGATGTACAACTTCACTATCCCGACCCAGCTCAAAGCCTGGATCGACCGCATCGCGGTCGCCGGCCAGACCTTCCGCTACACCGAGGCTGGCCCTGAAGGCCTGTGCGGCAACAAGAAAGTCATCATCGTCTCCACCGCCGGCGGCCTGCATGCCGGCCAGGCGTCCGGTGCCGCCCATGAAGGCTACTTGACGTTGCTGTTCGGCTTTCTCGGCATCACTGATATCGAAATCGTACGTGCTGAAGGCCTGGCCTACGGCGACGAAGTGCGCAGCAAAGCCTTGAGCGACGCCAACGTGCTGATCAGCGAGCACTTGTTCGCCGCTGCGTAA
- a CDS encoding dienelactone hydrolase — protein sequence MMRLCAVLVLSLCGGLLSVHAAPAPHPHWSVGFHRMSVLDPLDSQPMKAIAFYPSTDTEHTTTLGAYHVAAGEDAKVAIGRFPMLMLSHGNTGTPLALHDLATSLARKGFVVVAVLHPGDNYKDHSRLGTVSNLYGRPIQISQAITATLDDPMLSPFVDIDQVGVIGYSAGGETALILAGAKPDFERLRRYCQQRPEDRDACTTKGELVVDRDDLQPQADPRIHALMLMAPLSLMFGRHTLADVHVPVLLYSGDGDKLVAVDKNAAALARKLPEPPDFKLLAGAGHFVFMAPCDSDQLATMPAICTDADGVDREGIHRDLVSEAGRFFSHTLGEATRAGLQTADQ from the coding sequence ATGATGCGTCTCTGTGCTGTTTTGGTTCTTTCCCTGTGCGGCGGCCTGCTTTCAGTGCACGCCGCGCCTGCGCCGCACCCGCATTGGAGTGTGGGCTTTCATCGCATGAGCGTCCTGGACCCGCTGGATTCGCAGCCGATGAAGGCCATTGCGTTCTACCCCTCCACCGACACCGAGCACACCACGACGCTGGGCGCCTACCATGTGGCTGCCGGCGAAGACGCCAAGGTTGCCATCGGCCGTTTCCCGATGCTGATGTTGTCGCACGGCAATACCGGTACGCCGCTGGCCCTGCATGACCTGGCCACCTCGCTGGCGCGCAAGGGCTTTGTGGTGGTGGCGGTGCTGCACCCCGGCGACAACTACAAGGATCACAGCCGCCTGGGCACCGTGAGCAATCTGTATGGCCGGCCGATCCAGATTTCCCAGGCAATCACCGCGACGCTGGACGACCCGATGCTGTCGCCCTTCGTCGACATCGACCAGGTGGGCGTGATCGGCTATTCGGCCGGCGGTGAAACTGCGCTGATCCTGGCGGGGGCCAAGCCGGATTTCGAGCGTTTGCGCCGCTATTGCCAGCAGCGCCCGGAGGACCGTGACGCCTGCACCACCAAAGGCGAACTGGTCGTCGACCGTGACGACTTGCAACCCCAGGCCGACCCGCGCATCCATGCCCTGATGCTGATGGCGCCGCTGAGCCTGATGTTTGGTCGCCACACCCTGGCTGACGTGCACGTACCGGTGCTGCTCTACAGCGGCGATGGCGACAAATTGGTGGCGGTGGACAAGAACGCCGCCGCCTTGGCGCGCAAACTGCCGGAGCCGCCGGACTTCAAACTGTTGGCCGGGGCAGGGCACTTCGTGTTCATGGCGCCGTGCGACAGCGACCAATTGGCGACGATGCCGGCCATCTGCACCGATGCCGACGGGGTTGACCGTGAGGGCATCCATCGCGATCTGGTCTCCGAGGCCGGGCGCTTTTTCAGTCACACCCTCGGCGAGGCCACCCGTGCCGGGTTACAGACGGCCGATCAGTAA
- a CDS encoding MFS transporter, translated as MPAAPSSLSITLQIVSIVFYTFIAFICIGLPIAVIPGYVHEHLGYSAVVAGATIGSQYLATLLSRPMAGRMSDNVGTKRAIVLGLAGILISGVLTFIAVLLADLPALSLTILIAGRLLLGVAQGLIGVGTISWCMGAVGTEHTARSISWNGIASYGAIAIGAPLGVVMVADYGFASLGLALTGLAALGLVLIRNKPSVPVVRGERLPFWAVFGRIAPFGASLCLASIGYGTLTTFITLYYLNRGWTGAAYCLTVFGVCFIASRLVFISAISRVGGFTAAIACMLIETLGLTLLWLAPSTGVALIGAGLTGFGLSLVYPALGVEAIKRVPDSSRGAGLSAYAVFFDLALAIAGPLMGAVALNLGYGWIFFCAALLSVTALALTVLLKRRAY; from the coding sequence ATGCCTGCCGCCCCCTCCTCCCTGTCGATCACCCTGCAGATCGTCTCCATCGTCTTCTACACCTTCATTGCGTTTATCTGCATCGGCCTGCCGATTGCGGTAATTCCAGGCTATGTTCACGAACACCTGGGCTACAGCGCCGTGGTGGCCGGGGCCACCATTGGTTCGCAATACCTCGCCACCTTGCTCAGCCGGCCGATGGCCGGGCGCATGTCGGACAACGTCGGCACCAAGCGCGCCATTGTGCTGGGCCTGGCCGGCATCCTGATCAGTGGCGTGCTGACGTTTATCGCGGTGCTGCTGGCGGACCTGCCGGCGCTGAGCCTGACCATCCTGATCGCCGGTCGGCTGTTGCTGGGCGTGGCCCAGGGCTTGATTGGCGTGGGCACCATCAGTTGGTGCATGGGCGCGGTCGGCACCGAACACACGGCCCGGTCGATTTCCTGGAACGGTATCGCTTCCTACGGCGCCATCGCCATTGGCGCGCCGCTGGGGGTGGTGATGGTGGCCGACTATGGCTTCGCCAGCCTGGGCCTGGCGCTGACAGGGCTGGCCGCGCTGGGCCTGGTGCTGATCCGCAACAAACCGTCGGTGCCGGTGGTGCGCGGCGAACGCCTGCCGTTCTGGGCGGTGTTCGGACGTATCGCTCCGTTTGGCGCCAGCCTGTGCCTGGCCTCGATTGGCTACGGCACGCTGACCACCTTTATCACCTTGTACTACCTCAATCGCGGCTGGACCGGCGCAGCGTACTGCCTGACGGTATTTGGCGTGTGTTTTATCGCGTCGCGCCTGGTGTTCATTTCCGCCATTAGCCGCGTGGGCGGTTTCACCGCCGCCATCGCCTGCATGCTCATCGAGACCCTGGGCCTTACGCTGTTGTGGCTGGCGCCGTCGACCGGCGTGGCGTTGATTGGCGCGGGGTTGACCGGCTTTGGCTTATCACTGGTGTACCCGGCGCTCGGGGTCGAGGCTATCAAGCGCGTGCCAGACAGTAGCCGTGGCGCCGGGCTGAGTGCGTATGCGGTGTTTTTCGACCTGGCCCTGGCGATTGCCGGCCCGTTGATGGGCGCGGTGGCGCTGAACCTCGGCTATGGCTGGATATTCTTCTGCGCGGCGCTGCTGTCAGTCACGGCGCTGGCACTGACCGTGCTGCTCAAGCGTCGCGCTTACTGA